The genomic DNA TCGCCACCGCAGAAGGGCATCAGTCCGGACGAACGCGCAGGGTCAGACCCTTGAGGAAGTTGCGCAGCAACTGATCGCCGCACGGGCGGTAGTTGGTGTGGCCGACCTTGCGGAACAGCGCGCTCAGCTCAGGTTTGGACACCGGAAACTCGGCCGCCTTGAGGATCGCGTGCATGTCGTCTTCTTTCAGTTCGAAGGCCACGCGCAGCTTTTTCAGGATGATGTTGTTGGTCACCGGCACCTCGATCGGCTGCGGCGGACGGCTTTCGTCCTTGCCACGCTTGAAGATCACCAGGCCATCGAGGAAGTGTGCGATGACTTCGTCCGGGCAGCGCACGAAACCTTCTTCGTCTTCTTCTTTCTTGTCGAGCCAGGTGATCACGTCGGCGAGGGTCACGTCCATGCCGCCGAGTTTGATGATCTCGATAACCTTCTTGTCGCTGATGTCGAGCATGTAGCGCACGCTGCGCAATACGTCGTTATGAACCATGTCGGTAATCCTGATAAGCGTTGTGGGCAACGCGCGGGCGCGCTGCCGGAATGTGTGGCGGCAATGGAAGCGTCAGAACTTCTCTTTGCCGGACAGGTAGCGCCATTGGCCGACCGGTACTTTGCCAATCGAGACGCCGCCGATGCGGATGCGGCGGATGCCGACAACCTTCAGGCCAACCGCTTCGCAGAACTGGGCGATGATGCCTGGTTGCGGGTTTTTCATGGCGAAGCGCAGGCGGTTTTCGTTCTGCCAACTGGCCTTGACCGGCGGCAGCTCCTTGCCCTTGTGGGTCAGGCCGTGCTGCAAACGGTTGAGGCCGTGGGCGACCATGTCACCTTCGACTTCAACGATGTATTCCTGCTCGATCTTGGCCGAATCGGCGGTGAGCTTGCGCAGAATCTTCCAGTCCTGAGTGAACACCAGCAGGCCGCTGGCCTTGGCCTGCAGGTCGGTGCTGGCGGTCAGGCGCAGGAAGTGGCCACGCAACGGGCGTTTGCTGTAGCGATGTTCTTCGCTGAGGGTTTCGGCGCTCAGGGTTTGCATCGCGCTGTCCGCATCCATGCCCGCCGGCACGTTGAGCAGAATGGTCACCGGCTCCGGCGCGGTGGCCTTGGCGTCCTTGTCGAGCTCGACCTTCTGGTCGCCTACCTTGAATTGCGGCTCGTCGATGACTTCGCCGTCCACGGTGACCCAGCCGCCCTCGATGAACAGCTCGGCCTCGCGGCGGGAGCAACCCACCAGTTCGATGAGGCGTTTGGAGAGGCGAATCGGGTCAGTCATGACAGGGCCGTAACAAAAAAGGGGTGGGCATTGTACCTGTGTGGCGCCGGTTAAGCCCGGTTCCATTTACAGGCTGTTCGCTTTACCTGTGGGAGCTGGCTTGCCAGCGATGGCATCACCTCGGTATTTCTTGCAGACCGCAGCGCCCGCATCGCTGGCAAGCCAGCTCCCACAGGGTTTTATGGTGTGTCAGCCATTGCTGGTGCGCTGCTGGTTCTGCCGCAAGCGCATGTGCAGCAACGGATACGGCTGGCCCATGCCATCGACCTCCGAACGGCCGATGACCTCGAATCCTTGCTTGAAGTAAAACCCCAGCGCCTGCGGGTTCTGTTCGTTCACATCCAGTTCATCGGCGTTCAGATGCTGCAGGGCGTAATTGAGCAGCGTTTTACCCAGGCCCTGGCCGCGACGGTCGGGGTCGATAAAGAGCATTTCAATCTTGCCTGCCGCAACGCCGGCGAAGCCGGTGATGCGTTGCTCGCGATCCTTGGTGCAGATCAGCATCACCGAGTCGAGGTAGCGGGTCAGCACCAGCTTGCGCAACAACTCGATGTAGCTGTCCGGCAGAAAATCATGGGTCGCACGGACCGAGGCCTCCCAGACCCGGGTCAGTTCCTGATAATCGCTGAGTTTCGGCGTGTGGATGACCGAATGGTGACGCATGCCCGTCTGCCTCTTGTCCGTTTAAAGGGAGTCCGTCCCCCGCTAAACGATAGCCGTAAAAAAGCCCCGCATCTCGTAAAAAGAACGGGGCCTTTGAATACAACACTATTCCCCTTGTGGGAGCGAGTTTGCTCGCGAAGGCGTTGTGTCAGTCGACATCTCGGGTGACTGATCCAGCGCTGTCGCGAGCAAGCCCGCTCCCACAGGTACTGGGTGATGCTTAGATTTGCTCAGCCCACAGATCATATTCGTCAGCGTCAGTCACTTTGCACCAGACCTTGTCGCCCGGCTTCAGATTGCTGCCATTGTCGATAAACACGTTGCCGTCGATTTCCGGGGCGTCGAAGAAGCAGCGGCCCACCGCGCCTTGCTCGTCGACTTCGTCCACCAGCACTTCGATTTCACGGCCGATGCGCATTTGCAGGCGTGCCGAGCTGATCGCTTGCTGGTGCGCCATGAAGCGATCCCAACGATCCTGCTTGACGTCGTCCGGAACGATCTCCAGATCGAGATCATTGGCAGGAGCGCCATCTACCGGCGAGTACTGGAAGCAGCCGACGCGGTCGAGCTGGGCTTCGGTCAGCCAGTTCAACAGGTACTGGAAGTCTTCTTCGGTTTCGCCCGGGAAGCCGACGATGAAGGTCGAACGGATGATCAGATCCGGGCAGATTTCGCGCCAGTTCTTGATCCGCGCCAGGGTTTTGTCTTCGAACGCCGGGCGTTTCATCGACTTCAACACTTTCGGGCTGGCGTGCTGGAACGGGATGTCCAGGTACGGCAGGATCTTGCCGGCGGCCATCAACGGAATCAGCTCGTCAACGTGCGGGTACGGGTAAACGTAGTGCAGACGCACCCAGACGCCGAGGGTGCTCAGCGCTTCGCAGAGTTCGGTCATGCGGGTTTTCACCGGCGCGCCGTTCCAGAAGCCGGTGCGGTATTTCACGTCAACGCCGTAAGCGCTGGTGTCTTGCGAAATCACCAGCAACTCTTTAACGCCGGATTTGACCAGACGCTGAGCTTCATCGAGCACATCGCCGACCGGACGGCTGACCAGTTTGCCGCGCATCGACGGGATGATGCAGAACGAGCAGCTGTGGTTGCAGCCTTCGGAAATCTTCAGGTACGCGTAGTGGCGCGGGGTCAGCTTGATGCCTTGCGGCGGTACCAGGTCGATCAGCGGGTTGTGATCCTTACGCGGCGGCACCACTTCGTGCACAGCGTTGACCACTTGCTCGTACTGCTGCGGACCGGTTACGGCCAGGACGCTTGGGTGCACGTTGCGGATGTTGCCTTCTTCCACGCCCATGCAACCGGTGACGATGACCTTGCCGTTTTCCTTGATCGCTTCGCCGATCACTTCCAAAGACTCAGCCTTGGCCGAATCGATGAAACCGCAGGTGTTGACGACCACAACGTCGGCGTCCTGATAGGTGGACACCACGTCATAGCCTTCCATGCGCAGCTGGGTCAGGATGCGCTCGGAGTCGACCAGTGCTTTCGGGCACCCCAACGATATCATACCTACACGCGGGGCTTTCTCTGTCATCATTATAGGTAGATCCTCATCAGGGCTTATTTTTTCTAATGGCAAAAAACGGTGCGCGAGTATACAGCTATTTACGCTTCTCAGACCCTCGGCAGGCGACCGGTAGTAGCGCTGATCGTCAGCTTCAGTACGCCCAGCGCTGGGCGGCCGAGAAGGGGTTAGCACTGGATGAGTCCTTATCTCTGAGGGATGAAGGGCTATCCGCCTATCACCAGCGTCACGTCAAGCAGGGTGCCTTGGGCGTGTTTCTTCAGGCGGTCGAGGATGGCCGAATCGCTGACGGATCAGTCCTGGTCGTTGAGGGACTGGACCGACTGAGTCGGGCCGAGCCCATTCAGGCCCAGGCGCAGTTGGCTCAGATCATCAACGCCGGCATCACCG from Pseudomonas baetica includes the following:
- a CDS encoding DUF1456 family protein, which translates into the protein MVHNDVLRSVRYMLDISDKKVIEIIKLGGMDVTLADVITWLDKKEEDEEGFVRCPDEVIAHFLDGLVIFKRGKDESRPPQPIEVPVTNNIILKKLRVAFELKEDDMHAILKAAEFPVSKPELSALFRKVGHTNYRPCGDQLLRNFLKGLTLRVRPD
- the rimO gene encoding 30S ribosomal protein S12 methylthiotransferase RimO, which gives rise to MTEKAPRVGMISLGCPKALVDSERILTQLRMEGYDVVSTYQDADVVVVNTCGFIDSAKAESLEVIGEAIKENGKVIVTGCMGVEEGNIRNVHPSVLAVTGPQQYEQVVNAVHEVVPPRKDHNPLIDLVPPQGIKLTPRHYAYLKISEGCNHSCSFCIIPSMRGKLVSRPVGDVLDEAQRLVKSGVKELLVISQDTSAYGVDVKYRTGFWNGAPVKTRMTELCEALSTLGVWVRLHYVYPYPHVDELIPLMAAGKILPYLDIPFQHASPKVLKSMKRPAFEDKTLARIKNWREICPDLIIRSTFIVGFPGETEEDFQYLLNWLTEAQLDRVGCFQYSPVDGAPANDLDLEIVPDDVKQDRWDRFMAHQQAISSARLQMRIGREIEVLVDEVDEQGAVGRCFFDAPEIDGNVFIDNGSNLKPGDKVWCKVTDADEYDLWAEQI
- a CDS encoding rRNA pseudouridine synthase, with translation MTDPIRLSKRLIELVGCSRREAELFIEGGWVTVDGEVIDEPQFKVGDQKVELDKDAKATAPEPVTILLNVPAGMDADSAMQTLSAETLSEEHRYSKRPLRGHFLRLTASTDLQAKASGLLVFTQDWKILRKLTADSAKIEQEYIVEVEGDMVAHGLNRLQHGLTHKGKELPPVKASWQNENRLRFAMKNPQPGIIAQFCEAVGLKVVGIRRIRIGGVSIGKVPVGQWRYLSGKEKF
- a CDS encoding GNAT family N-acetyltransferase translates to MRHHSVIHTPKLSDYQELTRVWEASVRATHDFLPDSYIELLRKLVLTRYLDSVMLICTKDREQRITGFAGVAAGKIEMLFIDPDRRGQGLGKTLLNYALQHLNADELDVNEQNPQALGFYFKQGFEVIGRSEVDGMGQPYPLLHMRLRQNQQRTSNG